The following proteins come from a genomic window of Pirellulaceae bacterium:
- a CDS encoding UpxY family transcription antiterminator, which translates to MPILSREPNLHPGSLFETPQATDGQWWAMYTLPRQEKKLMRRLFDEDVPYYSPIIKRRYRSAGGRLRTTFTPLFGSYVFVCGGETERYQAVSTGCVSRWLPVGDTMQFVADLRQLQQLIVDDFPLSPERRLEPGQRVRIRNGAFAGYEGVILRREREVRLQVAVRFMDQGVSVLLDDCQADPI; encoded by the coding sequence ATGCCAATACTCAGTCGTGAGCCTAATCTGCATCCGGGTTCGTTATTCGAAACTCCGCAGGCCACCGATGGCCAGTGGTGGGCAATGTACACATTGCCCAGGCAGGAAAAGAAGCTCATGCGGCGTTTGTTTGACGAGGACGTGCCGTATTACTCGCCAATCATCAAACGTCGATACCGCTCTGCAGGTGGCCGGTTGCGAACAACATTTACGCCCCTGTTTGGCAGTTACGTATTTGTGTGTGGCGGCGAAACCGAGCGTTATCAAGCCGTCAGCACGGGCTGCGTAAGTCGGTGGTTGCCGGTCGGGGATACGATGCAGTTTGTCGCTGACCTCCGGCAACTCCAGCAGTTGATCGTCGATGATTTTCCGCTCTCTCCCGAGCGGCGACTAGAGCCCGGTCAGCGCGTACGCATTCGCAATGGAGCCTTTGCGGGCTACGAAGGCGTCATTTTGCGTCGTGAACGCGAAGTACGTCTCCAGGTTGCGGTGCGATTCATGGATCAAGGCGTGTCCGTCTTACTGGATGATTGTCAGGCTGACCCGATCTAG
- a CDS encoding polysaccharide biosynthesis tyrosine autokinase encodes MSQIMESMLNRGLTSAAPEVVAAPQQQNMDLVRVLWRWKWLPILGALIGAGVGYMFYTKVPEKFQSFAMVQVVSAIPAGRGFELYDHEKVAAYKSRHDESRVIKSQKVLGMAVKNGNLAKHFPGMTENQIVFELMDQRRGVEVSPAEKSDKVVTDQLVIAYVSRDPDVAQAVVNAVVAGYQAFLSEEFKTVDDEVLKFFTRMESKLREENVELDARYAKFKQEAMSRDILWHIDSPVDPFFESYRKKENELDQIISERITLKSELEVVESLMKSETARPHDILMMLNDRSDLVKSTFWRQIFEDPSFKGGDLESVKMERALADLLAEEEYQISSGNGPSHPMVKRVRAQIQATEAKIAKAKEAERDAQVKALQARLKTRQAMDGKKGADEEAVGAEVDAEAVAAEADAANKSAEMLLAESESSDMAQTNQFLEMTINALQARYRALATREAEVRAMAEADRKKSIELTGFMEEHLRLRERIGDIKQLYSQISDKLKAVELAPSNVNQKILKELNPASGGLFYGPYPAPYTLGGAAVGILLMSGLAILMDLADRSYRSPDEIVSDLGKPVLGHIPAMDLANIKKVIDSVDPSIITLHHSRGRISEAFRSVRTGLFFSSRGSELKVVQITSPVPGDGKSTLSSNLAVAMAQSGRRVLLIDADFRRPRLQKLFGFDADVGMAQLVAGQCELDDAIYTSCVANLSIMPGGKRPNNPAELLSSSRFAELIEIVREKYDIIIIDTPPLLAVSDPSVVASVVDGVVLTMRLRRNVKPLATRAFRVLESVDAQILGVVVNGVSTEAAYGGYGYNYSYNDYRYSYRSSYGYGYGKYGKYGYGKYGKYTSYTTGYIEDKQSEAAEVTGPKSNDANTQS; translated from the coding sequence ATGTCCCAAATCATGGAATCAATGCTCAACCGAGGCCTCACCTCAGCCGCCCCTGAGGTAGTTGCCGCACCACAGCAGCAGAATATGGACTTAGTCCGGGTGCTGTGGCGCTGGAAGTGGTTGCCGATTCTGGGTGCTTTAATTGGTGCCGGTGTGGGATACATGTTCTACACCAAAGTACCCGAGAAATTTCAGTCCTTTGCGATGGTGCAGGTGGTTTCTGCAATACCCGCCGGACGCGGGTTCGAACTCTACGATCACGAAAAAGTAGCTGCGTACAAGAGTCGACATGACGAATCACGCGTCATTAAGAGCCAGAAAGTGTTGGGAATGGCCGTCAAGAACGGCAACTTGGCCAAGCACTTTCCGGGGATGACGGAGAACCAAATCGTCTTCGAACTGATGGACCAGCGTCGGGGTGTTGAAGTCAGCCCGGCTGAGAAATCGGACAAAGTTGTAACCGACCAGTTGGTCATCGCATACGTGTCGCGTGATCCGGATGTGGCTCAAGCCGTCGTCAATGCTGTGGTGGCCGGATATCAGGCGTTCCTGTCTGAAGAATTTAAGACGGTGGACGACGAGGTACTCAAGTTCTTCACCCGCATGGAATCTAAGCTCCGCGAAGAGAACGTTGAGCTAGACGCGCGTTATGCGAAATTCAAGCAAGAAGCTATGAGCCGGGACATCCTGTGGCACATTGACAGTCCAGTGGATCCGTTCTTTGAGAGCTATCGAAAGAAGGAAAATGAACTCGATCAGATCATCAGTGAACGCATTACCCTAAAGAGCGAACTGGAAGTCGTCGAGTCGCTGATGAAGAGCGAAACCGCTCGACCTCACGACATTCTGATGATGCTTAACGATCGATCGGATTTGGTCAAGTCGACCTTCTGGCGGCAAATCTTTGAGGATCCATCGTTCAAAGGTGGCGATCTTGAGTCGGTCAAAATGGAGCGAGCACTGGCAGATTTATTAGCAGAAGAAGAGTACCAGATCAGCAGCGGTAACGGGCCCAGCCATCCGATGGTCAAGAGGGTGAGAGCCCAAATCCAAGCTACGGAAGCCAAGATTGCCAAGGCTAAAGAGGCCGAGCGAGATGCTCAAGTCAAGGCGTTGCAAGCGCGTCTCAAGACTAGACAAGCTATGGATGGAAAGAAGGGCGCAGATGAGGAGGCTGTTGGCGCTGAGGTTGACGCTGAAGCGGTTGCGGCTGAAGCAGATGCGGCAAATAAGTCGGCTGAAATGCTGCTGGCCGAAAGTGAATCCTCGGACATGGCGCAAACCAATCAGTTTTTGGAAATGACCATCAATGCCTTGCAGGCCAGGTACCGAGCGCTGGCGACGCGCGAGGCGGAGGTTCGTGCGATGGCGGAGGCAGATCGTAAGAAGTCGATTGAACTAACCGGCTTCATGGAAGAACACCTCCGATTGAGGGAGAGAATTGGTGATATCAAGCAGCTCTATTCTCAAATTAGCGACAAACTCAAAGCAGTTGAGTTGGCACCGTCCAACGTTAACCAAAAGATCTTGAAAGAACTCAATCCAGCCTCGGGCGGCCTGTTCTATGGTCCGTACCCTGCCCCGTACACTTTAGGTGGTGCCGCTGTTGGCATTCTGCTTATGTCTGGCTTGGCGATCCTTATGGATTTGGCTGACCGATCTTACCGCAGTCCTGACGAAATTGTGTCGGACCTGGGCAAGCCCGTACTGGGACACATCCCGGCTATGGATTTGGCGAACATCAAAAAAGTTATCGACTCGGTCGATCCATCGATTATCACCTTGCACCATAGTCGGGGCAGGATTTCCGAAGCGTTTCGGTCGGTGCGAACTGGGTTGTTCTTTAGCAGTCGCGGTAGTGAGCTGAAAGTCGTGCAGATTACCAGCCCTGTACCCGGCGACGGCAAGTCAACGCTGTCGTCGAATCTTGCTGTGGCCATGGCGCAGTCTGGTCGTCGCGTATTATTGATTGACGCCGACTTCCGTCGTCCTCGTTTGCAAAAGTTGTTTGGCTTCGACGCCGATGTGGGCATGGCTCAATTGGTCGCTGGCCAATGCGAACTGGATGATGCAATTTACACAAGCTGTGTCGCCAACCTGTCGATTATGCCTGGTGGCAAGCGGCCGAATAATCCGGCTGAGTTGCTCAGCAGCAGCCGCTTCGCTGAACTGATTGAGATCGTTCGCGAGAAGTACGACATTATTATTATCGATACCCCGCCACTGCTGGCTGTATCCGATCCGAGCGTAGTGGCGTCAGTGGTTGATGGTGTCGTCTTGACCATGCGTTTGCGACGCAATGTCAAGCCATTGGCGACGCGAGCCTTCCGCGTGCTCGAATCGGTCGATGCTCAGATTCTAGGGGTGGTCGTAAACGGCGTTAGTACCGAAGCTGCTTACGGTGGCTACGGCTACAATTACAGTTACAACGATTACCGTTACTCTTACCGCAGTAGTTACGGTTATGGGTATGGCAAATATGGCAAATACGGCTATGGCAAGTATGGCAAGTACACTTCCTACACCACCGGCTACATCGAAGACAAGCAATCCGAAGCTGCAGAAGTGACTGGTCCCAAGAGCAACGATGCCAATACTCAGTCGTGA